One genomic window of Arachis stenosperma cultivar V10309 chromosome 10, arast.V10309.gnm1.PFL2, whole genome shotgun sequence includes the following:
- the LOC130957188 gene encoding transcription factor bHLH95, whose amino-acid sequence MAMSVENQDPNDIGFFWDNQPWDVSNFDNLGQRETKENLHIEMPPLPPAPTNHLTQGEIEKKNEEFTTPVTNNKKRRRADEDGKRPMKNDGNDHDLHIWTERERRKKMRDMFANLHAMLPQLPPKADKSSIVDEAVRHIKTLQQTVENLEKKKRQRIQSLSVSVSPIVCESAVTDPQWNPYDSSSLSRDNNALTITATQHASNPSFVSAAVANNSPFFKTWASQNVVLNMCGEEAQFSICAEKKPSLFTTIAFVLQKHKVDVISASILCNHNVNRYMVLTHASRALLQFADANTVEETFKRAAEEIMMWLG is encoded by the exons ATGGCCATGAGTGTTGAGAATCAAGACCCTAATGACATAGGATTCTTTTGGGATAACCAACCATGGGATGTCTCAAATTTTGATAACTTAGGTCAAAGAGAAACCAAAGAGAACCTACATATAGAAATGCCTCCTCTGCCACCAGCTCCTACCAACCACCTCACACAGGGAGAAATagagaagaaaaatgaagaattCACGACGCCGGTTACAAACAACAAGAAGCGACGCCGAGCTGACGAAGATGGCAAGAGGCCTATGAAGAATGATGGTAATGATCATGATCTCCATATATGGACAGAGAGAGAACGAAGGAAGAAAATGAGGGACATGTTTGCTAATCTTCATGCTATGCTTCCTCAACTTCCTCCTAAg GCAGACAAGTCATCCATTGTGGATGAAGCGGTGAGGCACATCAAAACTCTGCAACAAACGGTTGAGAATCTCGAGAAAAAAAAGCGACAGAGGATTCAATCTCTCTCTGTCTCTGTGTCACCAATTGTGTGCGAATCTGCTGTGACCGACCCTCAGTGGAACCCTTACGACTCATCATCCTTGTCAAGAGATAATAATGCATTAACTATAACCGCCACTCAACATGCTTCGAATCCATCTTTTGTTTCTGCTGCTGTTGCAAATAATTCACCGTTTTTCAAGACTTGGGCTTCACAGAATGTGGTACTGAACATGTGTGGAGAGGAAGCACAGTTCAGCATATGTGCAGAGAAGAAGCCTAGTCTCTTCACCACCATTGCTTTTGTGCTCCAGAAGCATAAGGTTGACGTCATTTCTGCTAGTATCTTGTGCAACCATAATGTCAATAGATACATGGTCCTTACTCAT GCAAGTAGGGCTTTACTTCAATTTGCAGACGCAAATACAGTGGAGGAAACTTTCAAGCGTGCAGCTGAGGAGATTATGATGTGGCTCGGCTAA